The following DNA comes from Longimicrobium sp..
TCAGTTCGTCGGACCGTCAGGTCCGCGAGGGCTTAGCCCAGGCGGGTGACGTTCTCGGCGGCGGGGCCCTTCTGGCCCTGCACGACGTCGAACTCCACGCGCTCGCCCTCCGCCAGCGAGCGGAAGCCGCTGCCCTGGATGGCGCTGTGGTGCACGAAGCAGTCCTTCGAGCCGTCCTCGGGAGTGATGAACCCGAAGCCCTTGGTGTCGTTGAACCACTTCACGGTGCCGGTGGTACGCATTCCGAAACTCCTTGCATTGGTGTAGACTGCCGAGGCCCGGGAAATCCGTACCAGCCGACTGTCTCCTAAGCGGGCAAATTCGCCCCCCGCCACAGGCGCGCGAAAAACAGAAAAGGACCGGGACGATTGAAGCGTCCAGGTCCTTAGGGCACACTGGCCCGGGCTGAATCGTACGCCCGGTGTTCTTCGCTGCTCACCAATCTAGCGGCATCGTCAGGATTTGTCCACCCCCTTGCGTGGGACGATCTCCCGACACGCCTCGGATCGCCTCGCCCGGCCATCTTCCGAATCTCCCAACTCTCTGCTGCAACCGGCGATGGGTCCTCCGACCCGCCCGCCACGCCGGCCCCTCACCGGCGGCTGAAGCCGCAGCAACAACCACGGGAAGCCTCGCA
Coding sequences within:
- the cspE gene encoding transcription antiterminator/RNA stability regulator CspE, translating into MRTTGTVKWFNDTKGFGFITPEDGSKDCFVHHSAIQGSGFRSLAEGERVEFDVVQGQKGPAAENVTRLG